In Spiroplasma floricola 23-6, the DNA window TATTTTTTTAATATCACTTACTAATGCTCTGTAAAAAACTAACAAAAAAAATAAAACTGAAAGCAACTCTATATAGCTAAAAATCTATATAATTTATCTTTTTCTCAAATTCATCTCTAATCAGTTTTTTGAATAATTATATGCTTTTTTTATAATCCTTTAATAAACAAACTTCACAGTAATTTTTAACTCTATTTAATTGAGTTACTAACATATATTTTGAAACATTTTCACATGTTTCACATTTAGTTTTATCATTATTTTTTAATTGAGCATTTAGTTCTTTAATAGCACATTTTTTACAAATTAAAGTAACAACGTTTAATTGACTTATCCTCTTAAAATCAGCATTACTTTTACAATTATTGCAAATAAGTTCTTTCATTATTATCACTTCTTTTCTATTAATGTAATTATATTTAAAAAAATGTTGATTTTTTAATTTTTTTTTGATATATTTAATAATGTCCTTTTGGACGCGACTATGATAGTTAAAAAATCTAAGCAGATAACATCACTTGTCTGTATTTTCATTTTTTAATTAGTATAATATCCTTTCTTTCGATTTAGGCCACTTATATTATCATAGTCAATAAGTGGCCTTATTACTCATTCATATCTTTTTAATTATTAGCAAATCAATTACATATGCGAAAGCATGATTAATAATAAAAAAAATACACTTTTATAAAGTGTATTTTTTTTATTAATTTTAACAAAGTATACAAAGCAATTTAATATACTTAATAATTTATTGCTTTTTTTCTTCTTTTTTATCTATTTTTTTAACTTTTACTTTTTTCATTACAATAATTTTATCTTCAACTTTAAACTCATATTCTAAAGCTTTGCAAATTGCTTCCATATTAATTGGTAACTTAATAAGATTAGCTAATGGTAAGTTATTTTTAATTAAGTATAAAAATAAGTAGTTTAATTGTTTATATCTTTCAACTGCAATAACCAATGAATTTTCTTTATCATCGTATTTAAAAGTTTTAATACCATTTTCTTGTAAGAAAGTTTTAAATTTAATTACATCAAATTCTTTTCTAACATATAGTTTATATTTTGAATATACATTTAATTCTGCTGCTGAACCTTCAAATATCTTTTTACCTTGATCTAAAATAATATAATCATCAATAATATCTGAAATTTCGTCAATATTATGGACTGTAATAATTACTGTTTTGCCTGCTTCTTTAGCTTCAATTAATAAGTTTTTAATTTTATTTCTTCAATAAGAATCTAAGTTAGCTCCAGGTTCATCCATAATAATTATTTGAGAGTCTTTTATAAAACATAAAATTAAATTTAATCTATTTTTCATTCCTCATGAAAAATCACAAATATTTTTATTTCTAGCAACTCAAAGATCAAAGAATTTAAGTCAATACTCTATTTTCTCTTTAATTTCACTCTTAGGTAATCCAATAATTAAACACATAGTTTTTAAAAAATCTTTTGCTTTTATTTTGTAAAGTGCAAAATCAGTTTG includes these proteins:
- a CDS encoding ATP-binding cassette domain-containing protein translates to MEVVLKNFVKKFKNNKIGPIDMTIESGKITAILGSSGSGKSVIINSIIGATRKFKGKILVKNVSRKKMTSYKVNKFVGLYSQTDFALYKIKAKDFLKTMCLIIGLPKSEIKEKIEYWLKFFDLWVARNKNICDFSWGMKNRLNLILCFIKDSQIIIMDEPGANLDSYWRNKIKNLLIEAKEAGKTVIITVHNIDEISDIIDDYIILDQGKKIFEGSAAELNVYSKYKLYVRKEFDVIKFKTFLQENGIKTFKYDDKENSLVIAVERYKQLNYLFLYLIKNNLPLANLIKLPINMEAICKALEYEFKVEDKIIVMKKVKVKKIDKKEEKKQ